Proteins encoded within one genomic window of Saccharopolyspora pogona:
- the yhjD gene encoding inner membrane protein YhjD produces MAGQEQDTKPGRLALLRRRHAWLDRLIRAFERYQGQYGDYYAAAITYFSVLALVPLLMIAFAAAGFVLSGNPDLLGRLQTSITSAVPSPAMSDMLNRVVQQAISQAGTVGVIGLLAALYSGLGWMTNLREALTAQWTQEPAKQSIVRRMAADLGSLIGLGAAVAVSLGISALGGGVGRWLFELVGIEDNPAAAFVLRVLSILLSLLASWLVFLWVLARLPRKPVTLHSAVWGALFAAIGFEVLKQVGVVYLNSVTSSPAGVAFGPILGLLVFANLTSRFILFVTAWTASARENLEVAPPRPPGPAIIRPVVQVRDRVGVRATAGLVGLVGLGAIAGWAWRRKR; encoded by the coding sequence GTGGCCGGTCAGGAGCAGGACACGAAGCCGGGCCGATTGGCGCTGCTGCGCCGCCGCCACGCGTGGTTGGACCGGCTCATCCGGGCCTTCGAGCGCTACCAGGGTCAGTACGGCGACTACTACGCCGCCGCGATCACCTACTTCAGCGTGCTCGCGCTGGTGCCGCTGCTGATGATCGCCTTCGCCGCGGCCGGTTTCGTGCTGAGCGGGAACCCGGACCTGCTGGGGCGGCTGCAGACGTCGATCACCTCCGCGGTGCCCAGCCCGGCGATGAGCGACATGCTCAACCGCGTCGTCCAGCAGGCGATCAGCCAGGCCGGGACGGTCGGTGTGATCGGCCTGCTCGCCGCGCTGTACTCGGGGCTCGGTTGGATGACGAACCTGCGGGAGGCGCTGACCGCGCAGTGGACGCAGGAGCCCGCGAAGCAGTCGATCGTCCGGCGGATGGCCGCCGACCTGGGGTCGCTGATCGGGCTCGGCGCGGCGGTGGCCGTCTCGCTGGGCATCAGCGCGCTCGGCGGCGGGGTCGGGCGGTGGCTGTTCGAGCTGGTCGGGATCGAGGACAACCCGGCCGCGGCGTTCGTGCTACGGGTGCTGTCGATACTGCTGTCGCTGTTGGCGAGCTGGCTGGTGTTCCTGTGGGTGCTGGCGCGGCTGCCGCGCAAACCGGTCACGTTGCACAGCGCGGTGTGGGGCGCGCTGTTCGCCGCGATCGGGTTCGAGGTCCTCAAGCAGGTCGGGGTGGTCTACCTGAACAGCGTCACCAGCTCGCCGGCGGGCGTGGCGTTCGGCCCGATCCTCGGTCTGCTGGTGTTCGCCAACCTGACCTCGCGGTTCATCCTTTTCGTCACGGCTTGGACGGCATCCGCCCGGGAGAACTTGGAGGTCGCGCCTCCGCGGCCGCCGGGCCCGGCGATCATCCGGCCGGTGGTCCAGGTGCGGGACCGGGTGGGTGTGCGGGCCACGGCGGGCCTGGTGGGCCTGGTGGGACTCGGCGCCATCGCGGGCTGGGCCTGGCGCCGCAAGCGCTGA
- a CDS encoding SCO4848 family membrane protein, producing the protein MTISRRVALFLLAFGVWSYLLWPNFVRNIWNSDRSWAGGSPTSYLIVHLVIAVVSLVLGTIIGVLGWRAYRAARR; encoded by the coding sequence GTGACAATTTCCCGCCGCGTTGCGTTGTTCCTGCTGGCCTTCGGCGTCTGGTCGTACCTGCTGTGGCCGAACTTCGTGCGCAACATCTGGAACAGCGACCGCTCCTGGGCGGGCGGTTCGCCGACGTCCTACCTGATCGTCCACCTGGTGATCGCGGTGGTCTCCCTGGTCCTGGGCACGATCATCGGGGTCCTCGGCTGGCGGGCCTACCGGGCCGCCCGCCGCTGA
- a CDS encoding D-alanyl-D-alanine carboxypeptidase family protein: protein MDTSEVPAPGSPVPEPVPVPETPVGGDRMAECGVILAPGLPEPPPEVSAESWVLADLDSGAVLAAKDPHARHRPASTIKVLTALTAIRELRMDDTIVVTQEDANQEGSRVGLSPGVTYTVQQVLSGLIMRSGNDAAHALAMKMGGFDATLDKVNALARELGALDTRVATPSGLDGPGMSTSAYDLAAIFRAAMHEPAFASIAGVHNTLLPGKPGGPPLEVWSDNQVLLNYPGAIGGKTGFTDDARHTFIGAAERDGRRLVAVLMRGENQPIRQSQQTMHLLDYGFGLDVSAPVGELVTTSPRPSPVENAAADSPETGQAQSSSMFGTVGWPLTLIAIAAVAVAGVLARRHRRARLAAAARRRQNGDHP from the coding sequence GTGGACACCTCCGAGGTGCCCGCGCCGGGCTCGCCGGTCCCCGAGCCGGTGCCGGTCCCGGAGACGCCGGTCGGCGGGGACCGGATGGCGGAGTGCGGCGTGATCCTCGCGCCGGGCCTGCCGGAGCCGCCCCCCGAGGTCAGCGCCGAGAGCTGGGTGCTGGCAGACCTGGACAGCGGGGCCGTGCTGGCGGCGAAGGACCCGCACGCCAGGCACCGCCCGGCATCGACGATCAAGGTCCTCACCGCGCTCACCGCGATCCGCGAGCTGCGGATGGACGACACGATCGTCGTCACCCAGGAGGACGCTAACCAGGAGGGCAGCCGGGTCGGGCTCAGCCCCGGCGTCACCTACACCGTGCAGCAGGTGCTGTCCGGATTGATCATGCGGTCCGGCAACGACGCCGCGCACGCGCTCGCCATGAAGATGGGCGGGTTCGACGCCACGCTCGACAAGGTCAACGCGCTGGCCCGCGAGCTCGGCGCGCTGGACACCCGGGTCGCGACGCCGTCCGGGCTGGACGGTCCGGGCATGAGCACCTCGGCCTACGACCTGGCGGCCATCTTCCGGGCGGCGATGCACGAGCCGGCGTTCGCCTCGATAGCCGGCGTCCACAACACGCTGCTGCCGGGCAAGCCGGGCGGCCCGCCGCTGGAGGTCTGGTCCGACAACCAGGTGCTACTCAACTACCCCGGCGCCATCGGCGGCAAGACCGGGTTCACCGACGATGCACGGCACACGTTCATCGGTGCCGCCGAGCGCGACGGACGCCGGCTGGTGGCGGTGCTGATGCGCGGCGAGAACCAACCGATCCGGCAGTCCCAGCAGACCATGCACCTGCTGGACTACGGGTTCGGGCTCGACGTCAGTGCCCCGGTCGGCGAGCTGGTGACCACGTCACCCCGCCCGTCCCCGGTAGAGAACGCGGCGGCGGATTCGCCGGAGACCGGCCAGGCGCAGAGCTCGTCGATGTTCGGCACGGTCGGCTGGCCGTTGACGCTGATCGCGATCGCCGCCGTCGCGGTTGCGGGTGTCCTAGCGCGCCGACATCGCCGCGCGCGTCTGGCCGCCGCCGCGCGCCGCAGGCAGAACGGCGACCACCCCTGA
- the trpS gene encoding tryptophan--tRNA ligase, translating to MSSDSPAPQTSDQPAARPRVLSGIQPTADSFHLGNYLGALREWVTMQDDHDAFYCVVDLHAITVAQDPELLRQRTRLSAAQLLAIGIDPDRSTLFVQSHVPEHAQLSWVLECLTGFGEAGRMTQFKDKSARQEADHVSVGLFTYPVLQAADILLYQADAVPVGEDQRQHLELTRNLAQRFNSRYGHTFTVPAAHIPKETAKIYDLQDPTSKMSKSVPAGVVELLEAPKRSAKKIRSAVTDLEREIRYDVEHKPGISNLLVIYSALAGRSIADLEAAYEGKGYGDLKKELGEVVVEFVTPFQEKVRSYLDDPAELDKVLHRGAERARAVSAETLRTVFDRMGFLPPMG from the coding sequence GTGAGCAGCGACAGCCCCGCACCCCAGACCAGCGACCAGCCCGCGGCGCGGCCGCGCGTGCTGTCCGGCATCCAGCCCACCGCCGACTCGTTCCACCTCGGCAACTACCTGGGCGCCCTGCGGGAATGGGTCACCATGCAGGACGACCACGACGCCTTCTACTGCGTCGTCGACCTGCACGCCATCACCGTCGCGCAGGACCCGGAACTGCTGCGCCAGCGTACCCGGCTCTCCGCCGCCCAACTGCTCGCGATCGGCATCGACCCCGACCGCTCGACGCTGTTCGTGCAGAGCCACGTCCCGGAACACGCCCAGCTCAGCTGGGTCCTGGAATGCCTGACCGGGTTCGGCGAGGCCGGTCGGATGACCCAGTTCAAGGACAAGTCCGCCCGCCAGGAAGCCGACCACGTCAGCGTCGGGCTGTTCACCTACCCGGTGCTGCAGGCCGCGGACATCCTGCTCTACCAGGCCGACGCCGTCCCGGTCGGCGAGGACCAGCGCCAGCACCTGGAGCTCACCCGCAACCTGGCGCAGCGGTTCAACTCCCGCTACGGCCATACCTTCACGGTGCCCGCGGCGCACATCCCCAAGGAAACCGCCAAGATCTACGATCTGCAGGACCCGACTTCGAAGATGAGCAAGTCGGTGCCCGCCGGGGTCGTCGAGCTGCTGGAGGCGCCGAAACGCTCGGCCAAGAAGATCCGCTCCGCGGTCACCGACCTGGAGCGGGAGATCCGCTACGACGTGGAGCACAAGCCGGGCATCAGCAACCTGCTGGTGATCTACTCGGCGCTGGCCGGCCGCAGCATCGCCGACCTGGAGGCCGCCTACGAGGGCAAGGGCTACGGCGACCTGAAGAAGGAGCTCGGCGAGGTCGTGGTCGAATTCGTCACGCCGTTCCAGGAGAAGGTCCGCAGCTACCTCGACGACCCGGCCGAACTGGACAAGGTCCTGCACCGGGGCGCGGAGCGGGCGCGGGCGGTCTCGGCGGAAACCTTGCGGACCGTCTTCGACCGGATGGGATTCCTTCCGCCGATGGGCTGA
- a CDS encoding succinate dehydrogenase iron-sulfur subunit produces MTAATTNNDTTDLPGDAPPIPDGATMVTVKILRYNPEVDEDLHWESYRVPALPSDRVLNLLHYIKWYVDGTLTFRRSCAHGVCGSDAMRINGVNRLACKVLMKDLLPKGGETTLTIEPIKGLTVEKDLLVDMEPFFEAYRSVKPYLMTTGNEPTRERIQSVAERARFDDTTKCILCAACTTSCPVYWSDGNYFGPAAIVNAHRFIFDSRDEGAEERLDILNDVDGVWRCRTTFNCTDACPRGIQVTKAIQEVKRALMFRRR; encoded by the coding sequence ATGACCGCCGCTACCACGAATAACGACACGACCGATCTTCCGGGTGACGCCCCGCCGATCCCGGACGGCGCCACGATGGTCACCGTCAAGATCCTGCGGTACAACCCGGAGGTCGACGAGGACCTGCACTGGGAGTCCTACCGGGTCCCGGCGCTGCCGTCGGACCGCGTGCTGAACCTGCTGCACTACATCAAGTGGTACGTCGACGGCACGCTGACCTTCCGCCGGTCCTGCGCGCACGGCGTGTGCGGCTCCGACGCGATGCGCATCAACGGGGTCAACCGGCTGGCCTGCAAGGTGCTGATGAAGGACCTGCTGCCCAAGGGCGGCGAGACCACGCTGACCATCGAGCCGATCAAGGGCCTGACGGTCGAGAAGGACCTGCTGGTCGACATGGAGCCGTTCTTCGAGGCCTACCGGTCGGTCAAGCCGTACCTGATGACCACCGGCAACGAGCCGACCCGGGAGCGCATCCAGTCGGTCGCCGAGCGGGCCCGGTTCGACGACACCACCAAGTGCATCCTGTGCGCGGCGTGCACCACGTCGTGCCCGGTGTACTGGTCGGACGGCAACTACTTCGGCCCGGCGGCGATCGTCAACGCGCACCGGTTCATCTTCGACAGCCGTGACGAGGGCGCCGAGGAGCGGCTCGACATCCTCAACGACGTCGACGGCGTGTGGCGGTGCCGCACGACCTTCAACTGCACGGATGCCTGCCCGCGAGGCATCCAGGTCACGAAGGCGATCCAAGAGGTCAAGCGAGCCCTGATGTTCCGTCGCCGCTGA
- a CDS encoding TetR-like C-terminal domain-containing protein, protein MLPGLAEAVADPRLRAMVARIFGSSVSHPALMATYWENYVVPRRRITRALLDRAQADGVVDADADPDVLIDMMVGAVLFRLAQPEPLDAAGAREYLESVYRRAGLLNRPP, encoded by the coding sequence ATGCTGCCCGGGCTCGCCGAGGCGGTCGCCGACCCTCGGCTGCGCGCGATGGTCGCCCGCATCTTCGGTTCCAGCGTCAGTCATCCGGCGCTGATGGCGACCTATTGGGAGAACTACGTCGTGCCGCGGCGGCGCATCACCCGAGCACTACTGGACCGCGCACAGGCCGATGGGGTGGTCGACGCCGATGCGGACCCGGATGTGCTGATCGACATGATGGTCGGCGCCGTGCTCTTCCGCCTCGCCCAACCAGAACCGCTGGATGCCGCCGGGGCCCGCGAGTACCTGGAGTCGGTCTACCGCCGGGCCGGTCTGCTCAACAGGCCACCATAG
- a CDS encoding bifunctional FO biosynthesis protein CofGH, protein MRRALRRATDGVLLDAAEAAVLLHARGEDLEKLLAAAGRARDAHLVAEGHEGVVTYSRNVFIPLTRLCRDRCHYCTFATVPHRVKSAYLERDEVLEIARRGAAAGCKEALFTLGDRPEERWPAAREWLEARGYSSTMDYVRSCAIAVLEETGLLPHLNPGVLSWSELTRLKPVAASMGMMLETTAERLWREKGGPHFGSPDKEPAVRLRVLADAGRVAVPFTSGILIGIGETRAERAESLLALRSAARQYGHIQEIIVQNFRAKPDTAMRGMPDANLHDLAATIAVARLLMPSGVSVQAPPNLIGDEQLLMLRAGIDDWGGVSPVTPDHVNPERPWPHIDELAAKTREGGFELRERLTAYPRYVRAGLAGDSTQWLDLRVAGHVAALSGSDGFADADAAPVGREWQEPDGGFESIGRTDLHRSIDTTGRTGDRRGDFDTVYGDWDELRRQLPADAAPERLDADAREGLRLAETDPAALLDESRTAAAMALMTCDGAAMDALAGIADGLRRDVVGDDITYVVNRNINFSNICYVGCRFCAFAQRERDADAYRLSPEEVADRADEAWRAGATEICMQGGIDPRLPVSGYADLVRAIKQRVPEMHVHAFSPMEIVSAAAKAGASIADWLAELKGAGLGSIPGTAAEILDDEVRWVLTKGKLPAAEWIEVVSTAHRLGIPSSSTMMYGHVDAPEHWLGHFRTLAGVQDAAAEHGSAGFTEFVPLPFVHRNAPIYLAGLARPGPTRRDNRAVHAMARILLHGRIDNVQCSWVKLGDEGTSEVLNGGANDVGGTLMEETISRMAGSEHGSERTVEELHELAAGAGRSARQRSTTYERIGRVQLGIGPA, encoded by the coding sequence ATGCGTCGCGCGCTCCGCCGCGCCACCGATGGTGTTTTGCTGGATGCCGCCGAAGCCGCGGTCCTGCTGCACGCCCGCGGCGAAGACCTGGAAAAACTGCTGGCCGCGGCCGGTCGCGCGCGGGACGCGCACCTGGTCGCCGAGGGCCACGAAGGTGTGGTCACCTACAGCCGGAACGTGTTCATCCCGTTGACCCGGCTGTGCCGGGATCGCTGTCACTACTGCACTTTCGCCACCGTGCCGCACCGGGTGAAATCCGCCTACCTGGAACGCGACGAGGTACTGGAGATCGCCCGGCGGGGTGCGGCCGCGGGCTGCAAGGAAGCCCTGTTCACCCTCGGAGACCGGCCCGAAGAGCGCTGGCCTGCCGCCCGGGAGTGGCTGGAGGCGCGCGGCTATTCCTCCACAATGGACTACGTGCGGTCCTGCGCCATCGCGGTGCTGGAGGAAACCGGCCTGCTGCCGCACCTGAACCCCGGCGTGCTCAGCTGGTCGGAGCTGACCAGGCTCAAGCCGGTCGCGGCGAGCATGGGCATGATGCTGGAGACCACCGCCGAGCGGCTTTGGCGGGAGAAGGGCGGGCCGCACTTCGGCAGCCCGGACAAGGAACCCGCCGTCCGGCTGCGAGTGCTGGCCGACGCCGGACGTGTCGCGGTGCCGTTCACCAGCGGAATCCTCATCGGAATCGGCGAAACCCGCGCCGAGCGCGCCGAGTCGCTGCTCGCGCTGCGCAGCGCCGCCCGCCAGTACGGGCACATCCAGGAAATCATCGTGCAGAACTTCCGGGCGAAACCGGACACCGCGATGCGCGGCATGCCCGACGCCAACCTGCACGACCTGGCCGCCACGATCGCGGTCGCGCGGCTGCTGATGCCCTCCGGGGTGAGCGTGCAGGCGCCGCCGAACCTCATCGGCGACGAGCAGCTGCTGATGCTGCGCGCCGGGATCGACGACTGGGGCGGGGTTTCCCCGGTGACCCCGGACCACGTCAACCCGGAACGGCCGTGGCCGCACATCGACGAGCTCGCCGCGAAGACCCGCGAAGGCGGCTTCGAGCTGCGGGAACGCCTGACCGCCTACCCGCGCTACGTGCGCGCCGGGCTGGCCGGGGACAGCACCCAGTGGCTGGACCTGCGGGTGGCCGGCCACGTCGCGGCACTGTCCGGTTCGGACGGTTTCGCCGACGCCGACGCCGCACCGGTCGGGCGCGAATGGCAGGAGCCGGACGGCGGGTTCGAGTCCATCGGCCGCACCGACCTGCACCGCAGCATCGACACGACGGGCCGCACGGGGGATCGCCGCGGCGACTTCGACACGGTCTACGGCGACTGGGACGAGCTGCGTCGCCAGCTGCCCGCCGACGCAGCCCCGGAGCGGCTCGACGCCGATGCGCGGGAGGGGCTGCGGCTGGCCGAGACCGACCCGGCCGCGCTGCTCGACGAGAGCCGCACTGCCGCCGCCATGGCCTTGATGACCTGCGACGGAGCCGCGATGGACGCGCTCGCCGGGATCGCCGACGGCCTGCGCCGGGACGTGGTGGGTGACGACATCACCTACGTGGTCAACCGCAACATCAACTTCTCCAACATCTGCTACGTGGGGTGCCGCTTCTGCGCCTTCGCGCAGCGGGAGCGCGATGCCGACGCCTACCGGCTCTCGCCGGAGGAGGTCGCCGATCGCGCCGATGAGGCGTGGCGGGCCGGGGCCACCGAGATCTGCATGCAGGGCGGCATCGACCCGCGGCTGCCGGTGTCCGGCTACGCCGACCTCGTGCGCGCGATCAAGCAGCGGGTGCCCGAGATGCACGTCCACGCGTTCAGCCCGATGGAGATCGTCAGCGCCGCGGCCAAGGCCGGGGCGAGCATCGCCGACTGGCTGGCCGAGCTTAAGGGGGCCGGCCTGGGCAGCATTCCCGGCACTGCGGCGGAGATCCTCGACGACGAGGTGCGCTGGGTGCTGACCAAGGGCAAGCTCCCCGCCGCCGAGTGGATCGAGGTCGTCAGCACCGCGCACCGGCTCGGCATCCCGTCCTCGTCGACCATGATGTACGGCCACGTCGACGCCCCGGAGCACTGGCTCGGCCACTTCCGCACCCTGGCCGGTGTGCAGGACGCCGCGGCTGAGCACGGCAGCGCCGGGTTCACCGAGTTCGTCCCGCTGCCGTTCGTGCACCGCAACGCGCCGATCTACCTCGCTGGGCTCGCGCGGCCGGGCCCGACCCGCCGGGACAACCGCGCGGTGCACGCGATGGCGCGCATCTTGTTGCACGGCCGGATCGACAACGTCCAGTGCTCGTGGGTGAAGCTCGGCGACGAGGGCACCTCAGAGGTGCTCAACGGCGGCGCCAACGACGTCGGCGGGACGTTGATGGAGGAGACCATCAGCCGGATGGCCGGCTCCGAGCACGGCTCGGAGCGGACCGTCGAGGAGCTGCACGAGCTGGCCGCTGGGGCGGGTCGTTCCGCCCGGCAGCGCAGTACCACTTACGAGCGAATTGGCCGGGTGCAGCTGGGGATCGGCCCGGCCTAA
- a CDS encoding alpha/beta fold hydrolase → MATIVLVPGFWLGAWAWQDVSLDLRATGHDVHPVTMPGLADRAAEASPEVGVETHVADLVRFIEQNDLRDVVLVGHSGANVPVTGAADRIPDRIARIVYVDAGPMPGGVSVLDFNPPDVQEEWRKKVEAQGDGWRLPLPEFGPDDLAGLSDETLARMRAMSTPQPFATATQSLQRPEAIPDTPISVIASTFTPEQVQALINSGIPLFASMAGAEVHHLPTGHWPMFSRPADLAAMLSGIAG, encoded by the coding sequence ATGGCGACGATCGTGCTGGTCCCCGGTTTCTGGCTCGGTGCATGGGCGTGGCAGGACGTGTCGCTGGACCTGCGGGCGACGGGCCACGACGTCCACCCGGTGACGATGCCCGGCCTCGCCGACCGAGCCGCCGAAGCCTCGCCGGAGGTCGGCGTCGAGACGCACGTAGCGGACCTGGTCCGGTTCATCGAGCAGAACGACCTCCGGGACGTCGTGCTGGTCGGGCACAGCGGCGCGAACGTGCCCGTCACCGGCGCCGCCGACCGCATCCCGGACCGGATCGCGCGCATCGTCTACGTCGACGCCGGGCCGATGCCGGGCGGCGTGTCCGTGCTGGACTTCAACCCGCCGGACGTCCAGGAGGAGTGGCGCAAGAAGGTCGAGGCCCAAGGCGACGGGTGGCGCCTCCCGCTCCCCGAGTTCGGCCCGGACGATCTCGCCGGGCTGTCCGACGAGACGCTGGCCCGCATGCGCGCCATGAGCACGCCGCAGCCGTTCGCCACCGCGACGCAGTCCCTGCAGCGGCCGGAGGCCATCCCGGACACACCGATCTCGGTGATCGCGTCAACCTTCACCCCGGAGCAAGTCCAGGCCCTCATCAACAGCGGCATCCCGCTGTTCGCGTCGATGGCCGGGGCTGAGGTGCACCACCTGCCGACCGGGCACTGGCCGATGTTCTCCCGCCCGGCCGACCTCGCGGCAATGCTCTCCGGCATCGCCGGATGA
- the sdhA gene encoding succinate dehydrogenase flavoprotein subunit — MQFHKYDVVIVGAGGAGMRAAIESGQRARTAVLTKLYPTRSHTGAAQGGMCAALANVEEDNWEWHTFDTIKGGDYLVDQDAAEIMAKEAIDAVLDLEKMGLPFNRTPEGKIDQRRFGGHTRDHGKAPVRRACYAADRTGHMILQTLYQNCVKHGVEFYNEFYVLDIMLSDGPDGQQVCSGAIAYELATGEIHVFQAKSVIFATGGFGKVFKTTSNAHTLTGDGMGIIYRKGLPLEDMEFYQFHPTGLAGLGILITEGVRGEGGILRNAEGERFMERYAPTIKDLAPRDIVARSMALEVLEGRGAGPNKDYVLLDVTHLGEDLLEAKLPDIMEFSRTYLGVEPTKEPVPVYPTAHYAMGGIPTNIVGEVLRDNDNTIPGLYAAGECACVSVHGSNRLGTNSLLDINVFGRRSGVAAAEYALNHDHVELPEEPTKLVQGMVDHLRTAHGGERVATIRTELQQTMDANASVYRTEETLKTALSDVQALKERYGRISVHDKGKRYNSDLLEAIELGFLLDLAESLVNAALARKESRGGHAREDYTARDDVNFMRHSMQYKVLPDQEDPNAPLGLTGFQADIRLDYKPVVVTRYQPMERKY; from the coding sequence GCCGGGATGCGCGCCGCGATCGAATCCGGGCAACGCGCCCGCACTGCCGTGCTGACCAAGCTCTACCCCACCCGTTCGCACACCGGCGCCGCCCAGGGCGGCATGTGCGCGGCGTTGGCCAACGTCGAAGAGGACAACTGGGAGTGGCACACCTTCGACACCATCAAGGGCGGTGACTACCTGGTCGACCAGGACGCCGCCGAGATCATGGCGAAGGAAGCCATCGACGCGGTCCTGGACCTGGAGAAGATGGGGCTGCCGTTCAACCGGACCCCGGAAGGCAAGATCGACCAGCGCCGGTTCGGCGGCCACACCCGCGACCACGGCAAGGCCCCGGTCCGCCGCGCCTGCTACGCCGCGGACCGCACCGGCCACATGATCCTGCAGACGCTCTACCAGAACTGCGTCAAGCACGGCGTGGAGTTCTACAACGAGTTCTACGTCCTGGACATCATGCTCAGCGACGGCCCGGACGGCCAGCAGGTCTGCTCCGGTGCGATCGCCTACGAGCTGGCCACCGGCGAGATCCACGTCTTCCAGGCCAAGTCGGTCATCTTCGCCACCGGCGGCTTCGGCAAGGTCTTCAAGACCACCTCGAACGCGCACACCCTCACCGGTGATGGCATGGGCATCATCTACCGCAAGGGCCTGCCGCTGGAGGACATGGAGTTCTACCAGTTCCACCCGACCGGCCTGGCCGGCCTGGGCATCCTGATCACCGAGGGCGTCCGCGGCGAGGGCGGCATCCTGCGCAACGCCGAGGGCGAGCGGTTCATGGAGCGCTACGCCCCGACGATCAAGGACCTGGCGCCGCGCGACATCGTCGCCCGGTCGATGGCCCTGGAGGTGCTGGAAGGCCGCGGCGCGGGTCCGAACAAGGACTACGTGCTGCTGGACGTGACGCACCTCGGCGAGGACCTGCTCGAAGCGAAGCTCCCGGACATCATGGAGTTCTCCCGCACCTACCTGGGCGTGGAACCCACCAAGGAGCCGGTGCCGGTCTACCCGACCGCGCACTACGCGATGGGCGGCATCCCGACCAACATCGTCGGCGAGGTGCTGCGGGACAACGACAACACCATCCCTGGCCTGTACGCGGCCGGCGAGTGCGCCTGCGTCTCCGTGCACGGCTCGAACCGGCTGGGCACCAACTCGCTGCTGGACATCAACGTGTTCGGCCGCCGGTCGGGCGTCGCCGCCGCCGAGTACGCGCTCAACCACGACCACGTGGAGCTGCCGGAGGAGCCGACCAAGCTCGTGCAGGGCATGGTCGACCACCTGCGCACCGCGCACGGCGGCGAGCGGGTCGCCACGATCCGCACCGAGCTGCAGCAGACGATGGACGCCAACGCATCGGTGTACCGCACCGAGGAGACCCTCAAGACGGCGCTGTCGGACGTGCAGGCGCTCAAGGAACGCTACGGCCGGATCTCCGTGCACGACAAGGGCAAGCGGTACAACTCCGACCTGCTGGAGGCCATCGAGCTGGGCTTCCTGCTCGACCTGGCCGAGTCGCTGGTCAACGCCGCGCTGGCCCGCAAGGAGTCCCGCGGCGGCCACGCCCGCGAGGACTACACCGCCCGGGACGACGTCAACTTCATGCGGCACAGCATGCAGTACAAGGTGTTGCCCGACCAGGAGGACCCGAACGCGCCGCTCGGGTTGACCGGTTTCCAGGCCGACATCCGTCTGGACTACAAGCCCGTCGTCGTCACCCGGTACCAGCCGATGGAGCGTAAGTACTGA